A DNA window from Burkholderia sp. HI2500 contains the following coding sequences:
- a CDS encoding isochorismatase family protein, translating into MLHVPDDSVVVLVDFQTRLMPVIHEGSSVVTQAVRLARIAQILGVPVMGTEQSPVQLGRNVPEIKELCSHTVVKDHFDACAEGLVDALPAGRDSVIVAGCEAHVCVLQTAFGLLRSGRKVTVVSDAVGSRRTIDRDAGIARLGAAGVQIATVEMIGFEWLGSSRHPRFREVLRLIK; encoded by the coding sequence GTGCTGCACGTGCCCGACGATTCAGTGGTCGTATTGGTTGATTTTCAGACGCGGCTGATGCCGGTGATTCACGAAGGGTCATCCGTCGTCACGCAGGCTGTCCGACTTGCCCGTATTGCGCAGATACTCGGGGTGCCGGTGATGGGTACCGAGCAGAGCCCCGTCCAGTTGGGCCGGAACGTACCGGAGATCAAGGAGCTGTGCTCGCACACCGTCGTCAAGGACCATTTCGACGCATGCGCGGAGGGCCTGGTCGACGCATTGCCGGCCGGGCGCGACAGCGTCATCGTCGCCGGTTGCGAGGCGCACGTGTGCGTGTTGCAAACGGCGTTCGGGCTGTTGCGCAGCGGCCGCAAAGTCACGGTGGTCAGCGATGCCGTGGGTTCGCGCAGGACGATCGACCGGGACGCGGGGATCGCCCGGCTCGGGGCAGCGGGGGTGCAAATCGCGACGGTCGAGATGATCGGGTTCGAATGGCTGGGTTCCAGCCGCCATCCGCGTTTTCGCGAGGTGCTGCGCCTGATCAAGTGA